One part of the Pecten maximus chromosome 1, xPecMax1.1, whole genome shotgun sequence genome encodes these proteins:
- the LOC117335401 gene encoding prisilkin-39-like produces the protein MANYAYSNYTYSNNAYSNYAYSNYAYSNYAYSNYAYRYYAYSNYVYSNYAYRYYAYSNYVYSKYVYSYYTYSNYAYSNYAYSNYAYSNYAYRYYAYSNYVYSKYVYSYYAYSNYAYSNYAYSNYAYSNNVYSYYAYSNYAYSNYAYSNYAYSNYAYGNYVYSYYAYSYYAYSNYAYINYAFSNYAYSYYAYINYAYSNYVYSYYAYINYAYSNYAYINYAYSYYAYSYYAYSNYAYSYYANINYAYINYAYINYAYSNYFLRLRFYAYGNYAYRYYAYRYYTYSYYAYINYAYINYAYSNYAYSNYAYINYAYSNYAYSFYAYGNYAYSYYAYSNYAYINYAYSYYAYINYAYINYAYSNYAYSYYAYINYAYSNYAYINYAYILRYITTPTYSYLLRLSNYAYITTPTTTNYAYSYTTYYAS, from the exons ATGG CCAACTACGCCTACAGTAACTACACCTACAGTAACAACGCCTACAGTAACTACGCCTACAGTAACTACGCCTACAGTAACTACGCCTACAGTAACTACGCCTACAGATACTACGCCTACAGTAACTACGTCTACAGTAACTACGCCTACAGATACTACGCCTACAGTAACTACGTCTACAGTAAATACGTCTATAGTTACTACACCTACAGTAACTACGCCTACAGTAACTACGCCTACAGTAACTACGCCTACAGTAACTACGCCTACAGATACTACGCCTACAGTAACTACGTCTACAGTAAATACGTCTATAGTTACTACGCCTACAGTAACTACGCCTACAGTAACTACGCCTACAGTAACTACGCCTACAGTAACAACGTCTATAGTTACTACGCCTACAGTAACTACGCCTACAGTAACTACGCCTACAGTAACTACGCCTACAGTAACTACGCCTACGGTAACTACGTCTATAGTTACTACGCCTACAGTTACTACGCCTACAGTAACTACGCCTACATTAACTACGCCTTCAGTAACTACGCCTACAGTTACTACGCCTACATTAACTACGCCTACAGTAACTACGTCTACAGTTACTACGCCTACATTAACTACGCCTATAGTAACTACGCCTACATTAACTACGCCTACAGTTACTACGCCTACAGTTACTACGCCTACAGTAACTACGCCTACAGTTACTACGCCAACATTAACTACGCCTACATTAACTACGCCTACATTAACTACGCCTACAGTAACTAC TTTCTACGCCTACG TTTCTACGCCTACGGTAACTACGCCTACAGATACTACGCCTACAGATACTACACCTACAGTTACTACGCCTACATTAACTACGCCTACATTAACTACGCCTACAGTAACTACGCCTACAGTAACTACGCCTACATTAACTACGCCTACAGTAACTACGCCTACAGTTTCTACGCCTACGGTAACTACGCCTACAGTTACTACGCCTACAGTAACTACGCCTACATTAACTACGCCTACAGTTACTACGCCTACATTAACTACGCCTACATTAACTACGCCTACAGTAACTACGCCTACAGTTACTACGCCTACATTAACTACGCCTACAGTAACTACGCCTACATTAACTACGCCTACATACTACGCTACATTACTACGCCTACATACAGCTACTTACTACGCCTCAGTAACTACGCCTACATAACTACGCCTACTACTACTAACTACGCCTACAGTTACACTACGTACTACGCTAGTTAA